Proteins encoded within one genomic window of Paramisgurnus dabryanus chromosome 13, PD_genome_1.1, whole genome shotgun sequence:
- the nradd gene encoding tumor necrosis factor receptor superfamily member 16 produces MKRRMAALQLCFCFLALKVAISEACASEQFRKTGECCSMCAAGTGLVSSCGREDTKCQPCQDGVSFSDSEGLSPCRLCARCPTAIPELARCTPIQDTQCDCGEHFFLRRGINGTSGLCASCGLCGPGSGAARPCSPLGDTVCERCKPGTYSKEKSDRKPCVPCSRCSEDEVELRPCQPDSDTLCMVRDLNILSRPSGSDGPRWPTLGDETDNRSSPAPGSGAPRLIPQEQGGSNNILIYVSVLAAVVLGLLLYVAYKCWKSWQQKQALVKARVAELNNAGEGEKLHSDSGVFLDSHSLQDGQPSKGSKRDSKQDTRLYVNLPPQRQEEVERVLAEGGSRSWRQLAATLGYEQDRVDVFGRGQDPIHTLLTDWAQQEGSTLGLLCSALTRIERPDIITVLTAPTQGVSVV; encoded by the exons GTGGCTATCAGCGAGGCTTGTGCCAGTGAGCAGTTTAGAAAAACAGGAGAATGTTGTAGCATGTGTGCTGCGGGCACTGGCTTGGTAAGCAGCTGTGGCCGTGAAGACACTAAATGCCAACCGTGTCAAGATG GTGTTTCCTTTTCCGACTCCGAGGGTCTTTCACCTTGCCGGTTGTGCGCCCGTTGCCCCACAGCCATTCCTGAATTGGCACGTTGCACGCCAATCCAGGATACCCAGTGCGACTGTGGCGAGCATTTCTTCCTGCGGCGGGGAATTAACGGTACAAGCGGGCTGTGTGCGTCTTGCGGGCTGTGCGGTCCTGGAAGTGGAGCGGCTCGGCCCTGTAGTCCGCTGGGAGATACTGTATGTGAGCGGTGCAAGCCAGGGACTTACTCCAAAGAGAAAAGCGACAGGAAACCCTGTGTGCCTTGTTCACGCTGTAGTGAAGACGAGGTGGAGCTCAGACCCTGCCAACCTGACTCTGACACCCTCTGTATGG TAAGAGACCTCAACATCCTGTCCCGGCCGTCTGGTTCTGATGGTCCTCGATGGCCGACTCTGGGTGATGAAACAGATAACAGGAGCAGCCCAGCTCCAGGGTCCGGAGCCCCTCGACTAATACCACAGGAACAAGGAGGCAGCAATAACATCCTGATCTATGTGTCTGTACTCGCTGCAGTGGTGCTTGGTCTCCTGCTCTACGTCGCCTACAAATG CTGGAAGTCCTGGCAACAGAAACAAGCCCTGGTGAAGGCTCGGGTCGCAGAGCTGAATAATGCCGGGGAAGGAGAGAAATTACACAGCGATAGCGGTGTGTTCCTGGACTCTCACAGCCTGCAGGACGGCCAGCCCAGCAAAG GCAGTAAACGGGACAGCAAACAGGACACGCGGCTTTACGTAAACCTGCCCCCGCAGAGGCAGGAGGAGGTAGAGCGAGTCCTCGCGGAGGGGGGCAGTCGGAGCTGGAGGCAGCTGGCCGCCACGCTTGGTTACGAACAGGACCGCGTGGATGTCTTCGGGCGGGGCCAGGACCCCATCCACACGCTGTTGACTGACTGGGCCCAACAGGAAGGCTCCACGCTGGGCCTTCTCTGCTCCGCCCTCACCCGCATCGAGCGACCGGATATCATCACTGTACTCACCGCACCCACTCAAGGAGTGTCAGTGGTCTGA